One genomic window of Hydra vulgaris chromosome 03, alternate assembly HydraT2T_AEP includes the following:
- the LOC136077862 gene encoding uncharacterized protein LOC136077862, with the protein MLKSSSLDFIVEQLKQKFRNEINISQKIKLLTLAPVHWTIQETINEFKTTQYMVKQARALRDVKGILGERSTDIRNPKKLPTEVVNQIVNFYEDDSNSRLLPGAKDYISIKTVNGRQHIQKRLILCNLSELYQKWLEESKSNGVVKVGLTSFALLRPQHCIVAGKSGTHTVCVCIDHQNPNLMVKSLKNEINSKDLMALAVCSIENKPCLFHECEKCPGKKRIEKKLNELLGDSANEITYKQWLKTDRCSLETIVKSPDEFLEELTDKLYNLTKHHYVSKSQTFFLNQLKENMKPNECIMQIDFAENFSFIIQDEVQSSYFSKNQATLHPFVIYVQSLNGNQSPESKCYCVISDNLIHNTEAVFSYVSKIIPILKEEYPQVQKINYFTDGASSQYKNRFNLKNLCFHEKDYGLKADWHFFGTAHGKSACDGIGGTVKRVIHNLSLQRPIGNQILTPRDMFLVAKEKIKNIRFIYISETETAATTHEVLAKRFENVPAIKGTRSYHYFSPQSCCLKAYVTSMTSLFDSFHMLENTCINTQKSMNTDININDWVLVNYFGEFFPGKITDLKGDTVCISCLQKAGNYFKYPTTTDIHWYPVSDIIATLHDPELKNTRGFYSYLIKKRMK; encoded by the exons ATGCTCAAAAGTTCCTCTTTAGATTTTATTGTAGAACAGCTTAAACAAAAGTTTCGTAATGAGATcaatatttcacaaaaaataaaattgctcaCTTTAGCTCCAGTCCATTGGACTATTCAGGaaacaataaatgaatttaaaacaacaCAATATATGGTGAAGCAAGCTAGAGCTTTGCGGGATGTTAAAGGAATCCTTGGTGAGAGATCAACAGACATAAGAAATCCTAAAAAATTGCCTACTGAAGTTGTAAATCAAATTGTCAACTTTTATGAGGATGATAGTAACAGCAGGTTATTGCCAGGAGCAAAGGATTACATTAGCATAAAGACAGTTAATGGTAGACAGCACATTCAGAAACGACTCATACTATGCAATCTTTCAGAACTTTACCAGAAATGGTTAGAAGAATCAAAATCTAATGGTGTAGTAAAGGTGGGACTGACATCATTTGCTCTTTTAAGGCCACAACATTGTATTGTTGCAGGAAAATCTGGCACGCACACAGTCTGTGTTTGTATTGACCATCAAAATCCAAATCTTATggttaaatcattaaaaaatgaaataaattcaaaagatcTGATGGCCTTAGCTGTATGTTCAATAGAAAATAAACCATGTTTGTTTCATGAGTGTGAGAAGTGTCCTGGAAAAAagagaattgaaaaaaagttgaatgaaCTGTTAGGGGATTCAgcaaatgaaataacttataaGCAATGGTTGAAGACTGATAGATGCTCCTTGGAAACTATAGTTAAAAGTCCTGATGAGTTTTTAGAAGAGTTAACAGACAAGTTATATAACCTCACAAAACATCATTATGTCAGCAAATCACAGACATTCTTTTTAAACCAGCTCAAAGAAAACATGAAGCCAAATGAATGTATTATGCAAATagattttgctgaaaatttttcatttattatacaAGATGAAGTTCAGTCATCctatttttccaaaaatcaaGCAACTCTCCATCCATTTGTCATATATGTGCAATCTTTAAATGGAAACCAATCACCAGAAAGCAAATGTTATTGTGTTATATCTGACAATCTAATTCACAATACTGAGGCAGTTTTCAGTTATGTTTCCAAAATCATACCAATTCTGAAAGAGGAATATCCACAAGTTCAGAAGATCAATTATTTCACTGATGGTGCAAGCAGCCAGTATAAAAATAG GTTTAATTTGAAAAACCTGTGTTTTCATGAAAAAGACTATGGACTAAAAGCAGACTGGCATTTTTTTGGGACTGCACATGGAAAAAGTGCATGTGATGGAATAGGTGGTACAGTGAAAAGAGTTATTCATAACCTATCCCTTCAAAGGCCAATTGGCAATCAAATTTTGACACCGAGGGACATGTTCTTAGTtgctaaagaaaaaattaaaaacatcag ATTTATCTACATTTCTGAAACCGAAACAGCTGCTACTACACATGAAGTGCTTGCTAAACGATTTGAGAATGTTCCTGCCATCAAAGGTACTCGCTCATACCATTATTTCTCACCTCAATCATGCTGTTTAAAAGCTTATGTAACATCAATGACCAGTCTATTTGACTCTTTTCACATGCTGGAAAATACTTGCATTAATACACAAAAATCGATGAATACTGATATCAATATTAATGATTGGGTATTAGTGAATTATTTTGGTGAATTCTTTCCTGGAAAGATAACTGATCTTAAAGGTGACACAGTTTGTATTAGCTGTTTACAAAAAGCAGGCAATTATTTCAAGTATCCAACAACCACAGATATCCATTGGTATCCAGTTAGTGACATTATTGCCACGTTACATGACCCTGAGCTCAAAAACACTAGAGGATTTTACTcttatcttattaaaaaaaggatgaaatga
- the LOC136078084 gene encoding ARL14 effector protein-like, with the protein MNTCSIGIELKLDCHKNTYCSQSEISEIVNEDKYLLTLRTGIRNIHLHTICTHHRLQFINYYSTYHKSCYDPFSIHSNIVKGNLTTVTLEHNQLDSNLIPGKKICFDCVRKIKNVEEVDKRHDPDYISPDNSVTQIDTINLCLVKFGVSPIKRSSSMSMLQIDNKIKKKVSC; encoded by the coding sequence aTGAATACTTGTTCTATTGGTATTGAACTAAAGTTAGATTGTCATAAAAATACATACTGCAGTCAGTCTGAAATTTCAGAAATAGTAAATGAAGATAAATACCTGCTGACCTTAAGAACTGGAATAAGAAATATTCATTTGCATACAATTTGCACTCACCATAGgttacaatttattaattactattcAACATACCATAAATCATGTTATGACCCGTTCTCAAttcattcaaatattgttaAAGGAAACCTGACAACTGTCACTCTGGAGCATAATCAACTGGACTCTAATTTAATTCCTgggaaaaaaatatgttttgattgTGTAAGAAAAATCAAGAATGTTGAAGAAGTTGACAAGAGACATGATCCAGATTACATATCACCTGATAACTCTGTCACACAAATTGATACTATAAATCTTTGTCTTGTTAAATTTGGTGTGTCTCCTATTAAAAGATCATCCAGCATGAGCATGCTACAAAtagacaataaaataaaaaagaaagttagttGCTAA